CTCAACGGTTAAGTTTATAAATCTTTGCCCACGGCGTGAGCGAAACAGGTGTAAAAAATCTTTGGTCTGGGTTTTCTAACACAAAAAGTTGCACAAAAGTAGAAGCGAACATGGGCTCATCCACCAGTAAAAACGTCTGGTACGGCTCCATGAAAATGAGCGTGAGCGCACCATCTGGGTGTAGATTTTGAGCCTCATAAGCCAACGCGCCCGCTTCGTAACGGGTTTGTATGAAACGCTTTAAAGGCACTTGCTGATCTCCAAGGTGCATGATGCCGCGCACTTTATCAAGCTTAACGCCTCCACCAAGGTGCAGCGCCTCTTTGGTATCTTGAAAACGCGATGTCATAAAAAACAAAGGCGGGCGCTTGGAAGTACCGCTCATCACATCTAGGGCGCTAAATTGGGCAACAGTTTGCATAATGGGCATCATACGATAGGGCAAGTACATGTAAACCTCATGGTTTTTAGGCGGCAGTGCCACATGGGGCAAATCGTCCAAAAACGCATTAGCGTCTTCGTAGCCGTACTCGCTCATCATCCACGCGAGGTTTGAACGGGGCAAAAGCACACGGTCGTCTTTGGGCTTGGTGCGGTTGTCTTGGCCGATGTCGTAACGCATTTGGGTATATTCGACCTCCAGGCGCGCCATAGCTGCGGCACTTGTTTGGTCAGCGTGCAACATAAAACTCACAGGAAAATTCACCGCCCCAGAGTGCTTCCCCCCATCAATTAAAGTGCGCATTTTGCCATAGTAACGGAGTGGGTATCCATAATCCCACCATGAAACCACGTAAGCTTCCTCGCCCACACTCTCCCCAAGGGTTTCAAGTTGCGCCACTTCGTTCGCGTTCATGACTGTAGGTACACGGTAATTAATAACATGTGTAATGTTAGGGTATAGCGCCCCAAGTGTTGCCACGACTACCAACGCCCCGCCCATCAACACCACGTTACGCTCTTTGGCAAAGCGCGTCGCAAACCACTCTTTGCACCACACAATCCCATACCCAAGGCCCAAAGCAGCGATAGGAACGGCGTAAATTGTAAAGCGAAGCCCGCCCACATAGGCCAAAAATCCAAGACCAAGCAGGGGAAGACCAAGGAGCATCACGGGATGTTTGCGCACCAAAAGCAGGTACCCAAGAAGCGACACGACAAAGGTCGCTACATGCCCGCTAATGCGCACTGCAAAGGTTTCAAAGGGAATATGCCCTGCCTCGCGCACCGTTTGCATGACACTAAAAAAATGCAAAATGATTTCATCTTCATAACTTGCAGTGCTAGCGCGAAACACATACCCTTGCAGTTGCTTCCAAACAGGACCAAGCCCGCCCGTGGCAAAAAACAGCACAAGTGCCACGCCAAGTAGGGTCACAGAGTGCCGTTTTAAGGTTTCAACACGTTGGAGTCCAAAAAGCACAAATACGCCAACCAAGCGAACCACATCAGGCAAACCCATCATGGCAACAAGCATCATCGCAAGGAGTTGGTAGTTGTAAGTGTTTTTACGCTCATATACAAGCACATACAGCAAAACCAATCCAAAAAAAGCAAATTCAAGAGAGTAGCTTTGCGGGTACCACCACCGGTAGGCCACCATTTCAAGGCCTGTGATGAGCAGATATTTGGCTTCCTTAGTTTGCAGGGCAAGGGCTAGCGACCACACCAAGAGCATAGGAAATACGATGTTAAGCATGTCTGTGTCGTAATAACCCGACATCGTCCGGTTATAATAACTCACCCCAATACTTGCCACCAATGCCCCAATAAACGCAGCGCCTCGTTCATTTAGATGGTTTCCCAACAGCAAGATGGGCACCACCACCAAAGAACCAAGCACGGCGGGCATATAGAAAATAATAGTTTCAAAGGAAAAAGGTAGCACAAAAGCAAAAAGAGCCGTAAGTTGGGCGAGCGCGGTGCGAGTAGGCGAAAAAATACCCGCCTCGCCGCGCAACAAATCCCGCGCGCCCTCGGCAAAATAGTACCCATCATTAGTATTAATCATAAACACACCATTGTGGTACACGCTTTCTATGCCATCAAATTGGTACACCCAAATGAGGCGCACGGCGAAACTAAAGGCAAACGCAAGGGCAATGAGCACCCACAGCGGAAGCGTGTTTAAACGGCTCATAGCGCGCCTATTTGGTGGTATTCAAACCCGTATTTTTGCATTTTGCTTTTAGTGAATTGGTTGCGTCCGTCAAAGAAAATGGGGTTTTTGAGGCGTTGTTTCATCTCCACAAAATCAGGACTTCGGAACTCTTGCCATTCGGTCACGAGTACCAATGCGTCCACACCATCAAGGGCGTCGTATTTGCTCTTGACATAGTGTACATGTAAGGCCTCTTTAAGGTAGTGTTTTTGGGCTTCTTCCATGGCTTTGGGGTCATACGCTACCACTTTTGCGCCACGCTCGCCCAGCAAATGAATGAGCGTTAGGGAAGCGGCTTCACGCATGTCGTCGGTTTCAGGCTTAAAGGCAAGTCCCCACAGTGCAAAAGTAAAACCGTGCAAATCTTCCCCAAAACGGGCAACGATTTTTTGCACCAAAAGGGTTTTTTGGTCTGCGTTTACCGCTTCAACGGACTCCAAAATGCGCGGCGTGTAGCCGTAATCTTTGGCGGTTTTTACCAGCGCTTGCACGTCTTTGGGAAAACAGCTCCCGCCGTACCCGCACCCTGGATAGATAAAACTGTACCCGATGCGACTGTCTGAACCGATGCCATTGCGCACTTGGTTCACGTCCGCTCCCACGCGCTCACAAATGTTGGCTATTTCGTTCATGAAGCTGATTTTTGTGGCTAGCATGGCGTTGGCGGCGTATTTGGTCATCTCGGCACTTTTGATGTCCATGGCAATAAACCTGTCGTGGTGCAACATAAAAGGGGTGTAGAGTTCTTTAAGCACTTCCAGGGCTTCAGGCGCGTCTGTGCCCACCACCACGCGGTCGGGCTTCATGAAGTCTTTAATAGCAGCACCCTCTTTTAAAAATTCGGGATTAGAGGCCACATAAAAAGGCACAGCAAGGCCGCGTTTTTCAAGGGCTTTGGCGATGCTTTGGCGCACTTTGTCGGCTGTTCCCACCGGCACCGTGGACTTGGTCACGACCACCAAAGGGTGCTCCATGTGTTCGCCAATGCCCTGAGCAACAGCCAACACGTAGCGCAAATCCGCGCTCCCGTCTTCGCCCATGGGCGTGCCCACAGCGATGAAAACCGCCTGTGCGCCCTGCAAGGATTCAGGCAAGCGGGTTGAAAACACCAAAGAACCTTTTTGGGCATTTTGTTTTACCATCTCTTCAAGACCTGGTTCATAGATAGGGATAATGCCTTCTTGAAGCTTGGCGATTTTAGCCTCGTCCACATCCACGCACGTCACAGCGTTGCCCATTTGAGCAAAACACGTTCCTGTTACCAATCCCACATACCCTGTTCCGATGACACTAATTTTCATGCAGTTTTTTCTCCCATGCTAATGCTGTTTTGCAAATGTGTTCCAAGTCGTCGCATTGGGGTTCCCACCCCATGCGCGTTTTGATTTTTGTGCTGCTAGCTACCAGTATAGCAGGGTCGCCCTCGCGTCTTGGAGCCATTTCAACCTTAAAATCCACCCCACTCACGCGCTGCATAGTTTTAATCACTTCGCGCACACTAAAGCCGTGCCCGTATCCCACGTTAAAGGTATCGCTTGGGTGCGTTTTAAGGTATTCAAGGGCCTTTAAATGGGCATCTGCCAAGTCTTCCACGTGGATATAATCGCGCTCGCACGTGCCGTCTTTCGTGGGGTAGTCCGTTCCAAACACCGCCAACGCATCGCGCGCACCAAGGGCCGTTTGTGCCGCGACTTTAATAAGATGGGTTGCATCAGGAAAAGACTGACCAATGCTTCCGTCTCCCGCTACTCCAGCCACATTAAAATAACGTAAAATCACATGTTTGAATGCAGGATGAGCATTCGAAGCATCCCTCAGTACTGTTTCGCTCATGAGCTTGCTTCTACCATAGGGATTAATGGGCGCAAGCAAAACGGTCTCATCAACAGGGTTTGTCGCGGGCTCCCCGTACACCGCCGCAGTTGAGGAAAAGACAAAGCGTTTGACCCCAAAGTTTACACACAGTTCGATGAGCCCCGTGGTTTTAGCCGTATTGTTTTTATAGTATTTCAGCGGATTTTGCATCGATTCGGAGACTACGATAGACGCGGCAAAATGCAACACGTCCGTTACTTCAAAACGTTCGATGAGCATTTCGAGCATTTCGAGATTGTCAAGGTCAATCTTGGCAAAATGAAAATCCCGAATCTCCAAGAGCGCGTCGATGCACGCTTGGTTTCCAGTGGAGAGATTGTCCACCACGACGATGTTTTCCTCGGTTTTTTCCAAAAGCTGTTTGAGCACATGGGAACCGATGTAACCCGCACCGCCGGTGAGTAAGATGGCCATTAGCGCTCACTCCTTACATGTAAGAACACAGGAAAGCGTGGCAAGCCCGAATTTGTGGTGCCATAGAACTTGTATGTTACTGTAGCGCCAAGAGGGGGTGGTGTGCGACGGTCGGCATTTTTAAGACCTGAGCCAATGCGAAACTGTGTGCCGTTTTTGTCCTTACATGTAAAGGCCCCCAGCAAGCCTTCAAACTTCCCTTTGCCCTCATGGTGTGCCACTACTTCGCACTCGGCGTCTTCGTAGCGCTTGACCTTCAGGGCCAAGGGTGAACGACTGGTTAAATACCCGACATTAGGGTCGCGCACCACCACGCCCTCGCCTCCTTGGTCTTCCACAGTGGCTAAAAAATCTTCCAAAGAGGAGGTATCTTCGCACACATACTGAGGAATCACACGAACAAAAGGCGTGGGAATGCGTTTAAGGTAATCTTCCAAAACACTCAAACGTTGTGCCAATCCACCCTGCCCGTCTGGCACGTCAAACACATGAAAAGCAAGCTTTCTCCACCCCTCGTGGGGTGTAAGTTGCGCCGTGATAGAGGCAATCTCTTCAAACGCCCCGCGCCCACTCCACAGTTCACCATCAAGGGCAAAAGGTGGAAAATCTTCGGTAAACCACGGGGGTGCGGCAAAAAGGTTACCGTTGCGTGAATAGAGCGCCGTCCCATCCCAGTAGGCGCGCACGCCATCGAGTTTTTCGCTCATGAGCCACCCCGAAACGTTATGGTCACGGTAAGTTTCAAGAAGCATGAGGGCGGGTTTTTGCGCCCAAAGGGAAAGGGAGAGAAAAAGCAGTAACGCCCAAATCCTCACAACTTCACTCCAAAAAACTGCGCGTACCACTCCACAAAACGGTCAATGCCTTCTTGGATGGGCGTGGCGGGTTGGTAGTTCAAATCCTCCACCAAATCGCTCACGTCTGCATAGGTGGCAGGCACGTCGCCTGCTTGCAAAGGCAAGAGATTTTTTTGGATAGGCTTGCCAAGTTTTCGCTCAATGGCTTCGATAAAATCCATCAATTTCACGGGCGCATTGTTGCCGATGTTGTAGATTTTATAGGGAGCAAAAGAGCGTGAGGGGTCTTGGTGGTTCCATGTGGGATTAGGCGAAGGTGGGTTGTCGATGACCCGCACTACGCCCTCTACGATGTCATCCACGTAAGTAAAATCCCGTTGCATATTGCCGTGGTTAAACACGTCGATGGGTTTGCCCTCAAGTGCCGCTTTGACAAACAAAAACAACGCCATGTCGGGTCGTCCCCACGGTCCATACACCGTGAAAAACCGAAGCCCCGTGGTAGCGATGCCAAAAAGATGGCTGTAGGTGTGCGCCATGAGTTCGTTGGATTTTTTGCTCGCCGCGTAAAGACTGATGGGGTGGTCGACGTTGTCTTTGGTGGAAAAAGGAAGGCTTTCATTGAGTCCGTACACCGAACTGCTCGACGCGTAGGAGAGGTTGTTCACGCCGTGATGGCGGCAACACTCTAAGATGTTTAAAAACCCGATGATATTACTGGTCATGTACGCGTCTGGGTTGGTGAGTGAGTAACGCACACCTGCTTGGGCGGCAAGGTTGCACACGGCATCAAACTTTTCGGTGGCAAAAAGGGTTTGCAAGGTTTCTTTGTCTTCGAGGTTTGCTTGAATGAAACGGTAGTTGGCGTGTTTGGTGCTTTGGGTGAGGGTGTTTGGTGCGATGGCCTCCCCCGCAATGCCCGCTTCGCGCAACCTGCCGTACTTAACCCGCACGTCGTAGTAGTCGTTGATAGAATCAAGCCCGACCACCTCATCGCCTCTGGAGAGAAGACGGTTTGCAAGGTGAAAGCCGATGAAGCCCGCGGTGCCTGTGACTAAAATGCGCATGTTTTTCCTTTAATGTGTTGCTACTTTTTCAAGCGCTTTGGTGATGGCTTCTTGAAACACGGGGGTGTACGCTTTGTCTTTGGCAAGTTTTGCGCCCATTGCTTCAAGAGAGAGGGCATAATCTTCACATGTAAGGTTGCCTTTGAGCAGTTCGTACTTTAAATAGAGCCAGTAAGTGTTAAGCACGTCGCTTTCACAGTAGGTTTTGATTTTTTCCAATTCCCCTGCAAAATAGAGCGCCATCACTTGGTCGCCGCTCACGTCGTACTTGCCTGGCATCCCCGCCATGGCGCACAAATGGTCTAGTTTTAGCCCTCGCGCGGCCCCAAAGTCGCTGATGTGGTCCATCAAATCCACGTGAAAACGGTCGCTAAAGCGCGCGCGGTAATGTTCCCATTTGTTTTTCCCAAGCTCTTTGTTGTCCATCTCAAAATACGCAGGACACGAGAGGTTGTGCGCCAAGGCGCGCACCATTAACATAGGCATGTCAAAACTACGCCCGTTAAAGCTCACCAGTTTTGGGTTATGACGGTCGATAAACTGCAAAAACGCCTTAAGCAGCGCTTCTTCCGTGTCGCCTTCCATGCTATTTACACGCAAAAAGACGCCAAAATCATCGGCAATCACCGCCGAAATCGCCACGACTTTGTGAAAAGCAATGGGCAAAAACCCGCTGCCCGTTTTGGCTTCTTGCGCTTCCACGGCCGCTTGTGCGACGGCTTCGTCACTTCCTTCAAAGCCATGAACACGTCGCAACAACGCGCTATCAGGGATAGTTTCACAGTCAAATACACAAATCATGCTTCTTCCTTTAATGCCAACGTGCCAAGAATGCCAAGCAACCTAAACGCACTTTTAGAGTCTTGGTCTAGTACCTTTTGCGCTAGCGGGGTGTGCGCCAAGCGCGCTAACGCTCCAAAACTCCCAGCAAGGGCTTTGACACGTTTTGCCATGCCTTTTTTAGTGCGCGCCTCGTACAGGCCTATAAGCTTCGCATAATCAGCCTCAACCCTGTGTTTTGCAAGGGAAAACAAAAACAAAAAAAGGTCGCGAAATTGCAAATCTTCCAAAGGAATGGCTTTATCAAAAGCTTCTTCAAAGTCAAGAGCAAAGACTTTTCCTTCTTTACATGTAAAGTTTTTTATCTGCGCCCCACCGTGAAATTCTCCCTTTACATGTAAAGCACTCAACACCTCAACCACCTTTTCTAAAAGCCCTGGCACATTAGTGACTTCACCGTTACGGATGGCATTAAGGACGCTAGAACCTTGGTCTTCTAGGATAAAAAATGTTTCATTGACAGTTACAACGCTAGGGACATTGACACCTTTTTGCTCTAACCGCACAAGCTTACTTGATTCGTGCATAAGGGCTTGTTGAGGACTTTGCACGAGAGAAGGCACCAATAAAGGGTGTTTTAGCACCGCGTATGCGACACGGTGAATGCTTCGTGCGCCCGTTTTGCGCGCCCGTTTTACCCAATACTTCACCCCTTCGACGTCCATACTCACAAC
The DNA window shown above is from Sulfurospirillum tamanense and carries:
- a CDS encoding STT3 domain-containing protein, coding for MSRLNTLPLWVLIALAFAFSFAVRLIWVYQFDGIESVYHNGVFMINTNDGYYFAEGARDLLRGEAGIFSPTRTALAQLTALFAFVLPFSFETIIFYMPAVLGSLVVVPILLLGNHLNERGAAFIGALVASIGVSYYNRTMSGYYDTDMLNIVFPMLLVWSLALALQTKEAKYLLITGLEMVAYRWWYPQSYSLEFAFFGLVLLYVLVYERKNTYNYQLLAMMLVAMMGLPDVVRLVGVFVLFGLQRVETLKRHSVTLLGVALVLFFATGGLGPVWKQLQGYVFRASTASYEDEIILHFFSVMQTVREAGHIPFETFAVRISGHVATFVVSLLGYLLLVRKHPVMLLGLPLLGLGFLAYVGGLRFTIYAVPIAALGLGYGIVWCKEWFATRFAKERNVVLMGGALVVVATLGALYPNITHVINYRVPTVMNANEVAQLETLGESVGEEAYVVSWWDYGYPLRYYGKMRTLIDGGKHSGAVNFPVSFMLHADQTSAAAMARLEVEYTQMRYDIGQDNRTKPKDDRVLLPRSNLAWMMSEYGYEDANAFLDDLPHVALPPKNHEVYMYLPYRMMPIMQTVAQFSALDVMSGTSKRPPLFFMTSRFQDTKEALHLGGGVKLDKVRGIMHLGDQQVPLKRFIQTRYEAGALAYEAQNLHPDGALTLIFMEPYQTFLLVDEPMFASTFVQLFVLENPDQRFFTPVSLTPWAKIYKLNR
- a CDS encoding UDP-glucose dehydrogenase family protein; amino-acid sequence: MKISVIGTGYVGLVTGTCFAQMGNAVTCVDVDEAKIAKLQEGIIPIYEPGLEEMVKQNAQKGSLVFSTRLPESLQGAQAVFIAVGTPMGEDGSADLRYVLAVAQGIGEHMEHPLVVVTKSTVPVGTADKVRQSIAKALEKRGLAVPFYVASNPEFLKEGAAIKDFMKPDRVVVGTDAPEALEVLKELYTPFMLHHDRFIAMDIKSAEMTKYAANAMLATKISFMNEIANICERVGADVNQVRNGIGSDSRIGYSFIYPGCGYGGSCFPKDVQALVKTAKDYGYTPRILESVEAVNADQKTLLVQKIVARFGEDLHGFTFALWGLAFKPETDDMREAASLTLIHLLGERGAKVVAYDPKAMEEAQKHYLKEALHVHYVKSKYDALDGVDALVLVTEWQEFRSPDFVEMKQRLKNPIFFDGRNQFTKSKMQKYGFEYHQIGAL
- the galE gene encoding UDP-glucose 4-epimerase GalE, which translates into the protein MAILLTGGAGYIGSHVLKQLLEKTEENIVVVDNLSTGNQACIDALLEIRDFHFAKIDLDNLEMLEMLIERFEVTDVLHFAASIVVSESMQNPLKYYKNNTAKTTGLIELCVNFGVKRFVFSSTAAVYGEPATNPVDETVLLAPINPYGRSKLMSETVLRDASNAHPAFKHVILRYFNVAGVAGDGSIGQSFPDATHLIKVAAQTALGARDALAVFGTDYPTKDGTCERDYIHVEDLADAHLKALEYLKTHPSDTFNVGYGHGFSVREVIKTMQRVSGVDFKVEMAPRREGDPAILVASSTKIKTRMGWEPQCDDLEHICKTALAWEKKLHEN
- a CDS encoding DNA ligase, whose protein sequence is MRIWALLLFLSLSLWAQKPALMLLETYRDHNVSGWLMSEKLDGVRAYWDGTALYSRNGNLFAAPPWFTEDFPPFALDGELWSGRGAFEEIASITAQLTPHEGWRKLAFHVFDVPDGQGGLAQRLSVLEDYLKRIPTPFVRVIPQYVCEDTSSLEDFLATVEDQGGEGVVVRDPNVGYLTSRSPLALKVKRYEDAECEVVAHHEGKGKFEGLLGAFTCKDKNGTQFRIGSGLKNADRRTPPPLGATVTYKFYGTTNSGLPRFPVFLHVRSER
- a CDS encoding NAD-dependent epimerase, coding for MRILVTGTAGFIGFHLANRLLSRGDEVVGLDSINDYYDVRVKYGRLREAGIAGEAIAPNTLTQSTKHANYRFIQANLEDKETLQTLFATEKFDAVCNLAAQAGVRYSLTNPDAYMTSNIIGFLNILECCRHHGVNNLSYASSSSVYGLNESLPFSTKDNVDHPISLYAASKKSNELMAHTYSHLFGIATTGLRFFTVYGPWGRPDMALFLFVKAALEGKPIDVFNHGNMQRDFTYVDDIVEGVVRVIDNPPSPNPTWNHQDPSRSFAPYKIYNIGNNAPVKLMDFIEAIERKLGKPIQKNLLPLQAGDVPATYADVSDLVEDLNYQPATPIQEGIDRFVEWYAQFFGVKL
- a CDS encoding 3'-5' exonuclease, whose translation is MICVFDCETIPDSALLRRVHGFEGSDEAVAQAAVEAQEAKTGSGFLPIAFHKVVAISAVIADDFGVFLRVNSMEGDTEEALLKAFLQFIDRHNPKLVSFNGRSFDMPMLMVRALAHNLSCPAYFEMDNKELGKNKWEHYRARFSDRFHVDLMDHISDFGAARGLKLDHLCAMAGMPGKYDVSGDQVMALYFAGELEKIKTYCESDVLNTYWLYLKYELLKGNLTCEDYALSLEAMGAKLAKDKAYTPVFQEAITKALEKVATH